The Cryptomeria japonica chromosome 9, Sugi_1.0, whole genome shotgun sequence DNA segment CAAATGAAGGTGATTCTAAGCTACACACAAACAACTTAGAAGTGGAAATTCATGATTGTCAAGTTCACCAAGTGAAAGAACATAAATTAACTATCACATGTTTATATTAGGGTTTAAGATTGATTCTTTATATAACAAAAACTAACTCTAAATTAGATTAAAATAAAGAATTCATACAAAAAAGTGATAGCAAGATGAACAATGTCAAACAAATAGAATATTGAGATACAAACACAAATTAAATGTGAAAATACATAAAAATTAGGTTCACAGAATGAAAGAACATGAACTACTATATTGTGTTTATCGTGTATTAGTAATCGATCATTTTTTGGGTACCATTTCCTCTCTCATAAGTTCACCATGGTGGCTTCGTTCCATGATGGGCAAGTCTTCTATTTGTTCTACCATGTTTGTAGCAATGGAAAGTTCTTTAATGTGGTTAATTCTCTTGTGTCGTTACGTTGGCATGACACTTGCATGCATGTTGTTGTGCAAGTATGGCATGTAGTTATCATATCTAGttgtttcaaaaataatatatatatatttttttcctagGTGTGTTGGCTTGAGGCATTACATCATAGGTTAGATCCAATTTCAAAATGCGTGGGTTCTCCCATAATTCATCTAGAAGCAAAAATGACATGATATCCTACAAATTGGAAACGTTAAATGGTTCCTacttgttttcctttttttttaccaTAAAAAATTCAACCATTTATGTTCATAAAAAAGGCATGTATTTTTTATATCTTTTCAATGCCTTATCAATATTTCAAGTTGCATGTGAAGCTTCCTTGTAGCCTCAATTTAATGAATTCAAGAACATTAATTCTTACATCTTTAAGTCTTGGTCACAACTGTTCATAATCATTTTGAAGGTTGAATTTATTTTTAACTCAAATTCATTAATTGTTGGTTGTACTCATAAGTGGTTTGCAATCAAGTTCACTCTCCTCATTGTGTCATGACTTCCCCTTAAACATAATTTTTGAATGTAATTAAGTGTTCAAGATTAGATCTCCATAGAAAATATAGGGTTTTATTATGTGATTTGAAAGGCATGGCTTCTCAAATATGTTCTAGCATGTCTATTTACTCACAACTTGTAGTTTTACATTATCAAACAAAAAAATGACATCACCAAAGATTCCATAGAATCATATTTGTCAAGTTGTGATAAAAtacataaaaattatatttttcatatgaagacacaacaaagtggacttcaaaatAAATAGTTAAGGGAAAATCTAGAGAAACTATCTATCCAAAGTAAAGAGTATAAAAAGAGCTTTGCAATGCCTATAAAACATTGACTTTTTTAAAGGTTAAAAACTTGTCTAGGCCTTAGTAGGGTAGAAATTCACTAGGGAGAAGGCATTTAGGTGGATCCTAAAAGTGTTGAGTGGTTGCGATAAAGGGATTGCACTATTCAAGTGATGAGGTGGTGGATGGGCAATTAGTGACTTAGTTGTGGAGTGGAGGCAAGGTAATTTTTTTAGTTGCTTTACCTCATTAGtggttttttttttgtcaaatttcCCTTTTGGTGTGGtaaattattgttaatatattGGTTAGGGTATTAAAACCCTTAACAAGCAATGTGCATATGAATAACTCCTAGCAAGCATAGTACATGGAGTAACATATTTACCTTAGTCTACAAgctttgattgttttttttttttaatttaaaaaaatgaaagtatttttttaAGAAATAATGTTAATTTTTTATACATCTTGTATCATGCTTAGACAAGGGTTGTACTATGTTGTTAGGAACAAAATTGCCTCTACCTataatttatccaaattaaacATACTTTATATGAAGTTATAAGTTTTGTCGCCTTGTAGATCCTAACATGGGGTGTGATGTATGCCAAAGTTCCTTGAAGTGCAAGTGACTAACACAATTTTGACATAATCCTCTATGCAAAGGCTATCGAAATAAGCtataaaaatatacaaaaataaagATGGGTGTGCTAGACTTGATATCTTAGATTTGGGATGAATAGTTTGAAACTAATGCAAATATAAAATCCCTATTCTAAACCTAAGAGCACCTCAAATAGAGCAACAAGCAACgcaaacataaaataataaaaaactattACTAAATGAAAACCATAGATGCATTAAAtgtgatcttgaatgtttgatttaaATATGTAGGCTTCTCCTCAAATCAAAGCATGTGTACTTACACAATGATGATTCATGCATAATTTGGTGAAGGATGATGGttgatttatttttttttgcaTGAGGATGTGAATAATGGGTACTTAACCTTCAAGAGTGTAGTCAAGACTAATTAAGATGAGTGGAGAATCTTCACTGATCAAGAATCATCAAGAAGTATTGTGGGAGATCCTTAGTGGTCTCTAAAATCGGTGAGGTAATTtgtctcttttatttatttatttaaagataAATTGATAAGTAATGTGTTATTtaactaaataatttaaattatttaattaattagtgatgGTAAATGAATAGGGATATTAAAATGGGATTGGAAAATAGAATTAGGATACTACATGGTATTACGATATAATGTCTATTGTCACATTATGATGTGGTGAGATATAAGTGTCTACTCTAAGATAGATAAGTGAGATAAGGAGAGAAGTATTGTGAATATGTGGGACACTATTAAGGAATTTATATAATTTGACTAGGTAAGGGTTAGGtgtaagaaaaagaaaaatttaatgaaGTGGTGAGGTATAGAAAGATCTTGAaggattttttaaattaaattgagGGGTGTTGTAAGATATTTACCTAGTAAGGAAGGTAAGAATACGTGTAAACTGAAGTTAGGTAGGATGGGAAGGGTTATTGGGAAAGAGTGGCATAAATCATCTTCTAATTAAAAGAAAACCACTCTATAATCATGTGGTAAGTTCACAGTTATCAATGTTTGTTAATAATCTCAATAGAACAATGATGGTTATAAGAAGACATCAATTTCCAATTGTCAATAACAACTATTTCTAGCTTTATATGTTCTTAATGGAAATTATACCAAGTCCCCCTTTCATGCTTGAGCTGAACTCCAATTCCATTTCTAGTTGACAAGGATATAAGTAGTTGGAGAAACATCATGAAGTGATGTTGTTCATGTTATATTTAGTATAGATTTTTTGAAAGGGTGTTAGAATTGCTCAAGCAATTTGTGTTGTTGTTGTCTAGAAAACCACATTTCCAAGCCTCTACTAGCATTCTCTCATGACCTATGCCAAAATGGCAAGGGGTATGAAGGTGACAAAACAAAAAAAGTGGATACAAGGAAATGACAAATGGAGATAAAATAAAAACTGGAGGGAATTCCAAAAGCTTAGTTGTAATAAGGAAGCTAGGGAAGGTGTATGTAGACATAGTCGGAAAACAATTAGTGTATAAAACTATAATAGAAGAGGGAAAATAGGACAAATAGGGTGCACAAGAAAGACTAGAAAGCTCTAAGATGGTCTATGCCTGAGAGGCATCTAAAGAATCTATCTCCAAATCTACAAGCTTAAGTTCCTAGATTATACCCCCACATTATTTATGTACAAAAATGCAAACAATGGTTTTCATATGTTGCAAGCCACATTATACAGACAAATATTTTAAAATCTAGCAGTGTTTCTTCTCATAATAAGACTGGCTTAGTTTACCATTTCCATTCTTCATATTTCAAAATGATTTCGACTCATATCTTATAGTTGAAAAAATGACTACAAAACGATTTTATTAAAAATTAGTTaagaatatgaaaaaaaaattgtaactcttaccgatgatcaaaagaaaaaaatgattagaACTGTGTTGATattctcttttgaaaataagaCAGTTGAAATTCAACTAATGTGTGTACATAAATATGTGTTCATACTTATTTCTATTGACATATTAACCCATTCGATATTAATATTTGGGGAAGGGATTGTGAAGGATTGGAGACGCGCCTTAAAAGCACGTGACATTAGATTCCCccaattcaaatttaaaatcataAACGGTGATTCCTCCAATTCAAATATAAAATCATTAACGGCTATATTCGCCTCCTAGAAAAGTTATATACAAACATGGAGAAATATCATCTGCCTATCTTCCACGGTTAGCTAGCGATGGATTCTCTGCCCAATTATTTTTAAATCTGCCCGTTTACCTACGAGGTTATTCTCTGCCCActcatttgtaaaatcattttattttaggCCTGCAGTACAGGTCATCTTCCATTAGTATCAATTTTGCGTACTACTCCATCTGCTGGTAtgaattttgtttatttaaatttgggAATAGATTAATGGAtgatttttgtatttctttttgaCATTACATTGTTTATGATTTACTGATTGCTTGTGATTGTTGTGTTGTAGTAGATGGACTTCAAATGTAACACGGCTTTGCATTTTACTGTAGGCAATGGGAGGCAAATTCGAAATCGGAAAGGTATTTcgatttctttttccttttcaatcTGTAAGCAATATTcttttgcttttaaaaaaaaacccAGATAGAATATTACTCCATTGTGTGTTGTATTCCATTGCAAGATTTTTCTTCTCAAAACATACCAGCCCCTCCAaattcattgtgtttgattcaggAAAATTATTGATAGATTTGATGTACTTTTGATGTACTTTAGATTTACTTACATAAAATTTCCAAGAATGGGCACCTGAGCTTGCTTTCAATTTCCTCACGGGATTGGGTGAGAGAATGTAATGCTGATAGACCTCAAATGCTTTGTTTTACCATTTAACAATTCTTAGAAAATAGCATGGCACTTTTATTGCCATAACTTTAAATGAGACCCTACTTGATGTTGTTTGAGACCTCGTTTGTTTTTTTATACTCTACTATCATCAATTCAAAATGGTTTTCTGGTTTGAGGAGCTCGAGAACAATCATTGACTAATGAAAATTTAAAAGATTATAATTTCTTTGTAAAGGAACTTCAGCAACCATACAAGCCGTTTAAATGTATTTTTGATCAAGGTGGTGGTTTCATTCATAAGACTTATGCAAAGACGAATAGACAGCTACAGAGAAGTTTCTATTGTTAATAAGCAAGGGAAAGAACAATTTACAATGAATAAATGAATATATAAACCAAAAAATGTTTGCCTCTACTTAACAGTCCTGCAGGTAAGCCTCTAACAATGTCCAACAGTTATATAATATTTCTTCTCTCTAGTGACCTCGCTTGTCTTCTCTGAATAAAGAGAGAAGCCATTATCAATCCTCCAATCCTCAGCCAGAGCCCTCCTATATGTGCACATAACACACAGCAttatacaatttagaaatacaaaaACCGGCTAACGGTCAATAGAATAGGCAGAGAGTAGAGTCTTGTTGAACCGTTTCAATGAAGGATTGACATTTTGCCCCTCCAGATATACCCTTTTTGTCTCCCCCCATCCCTTCCTGTTAACTGAATCCGGGTCTCTAAGAACAGGATCATTTCTTCCATACTCTGCAAACAGAGAGCTCTCTTCTGGAAGGATTTTGTACTCAATATATGTCAATCCCAACTTGGTGCCAGGTTCTCCATAATAAGTAGCAGAAGCCCAATCAGTACCAAAAGGCACAATCTGTATAAACACAGAGCCAGGTATCATGAACAAAAGATGTGTCATGGCAGCACCATGAACTCCCACCATAACATCACATGAGTTTAAGGCTCTAAACATTTCTACCATCTCTGTGTTTCTTTTGGGATTCAGTATTTCTACCTCAAATCCAATTTTCTCTGCTAGTTTAAcgatctccttctgattcatcattctCCTTGACTTCCCCCTTGATATTATTACCAATTTGGGCTTTTCTGGCTGTGAAACTAGCCCTCAGTCCGTTAAGGGGGATGATAGTTCTTTGGTTATGCTGTGTGTTTGAGGCATGGAACTCAATCTAAGGGCATGTTTGAAGAAGTAAGATTCTTCCACATAGATAACAAGCATGATTTGCCAATTGATCTCCATAATTTTAAACGAGCGGCCTTTTTCCATGGCAGCTTAAAGAAAGAACCAAATTTTCTTGCCGTAAGTCTACATTACttcttttttaattccttttcGATAAAGACattctgtacatttttcaccttttaaAACTCCTCTATAATGACTCGTGTATTTACCCGGAACTGATTTTAAAATCAACGCTATGCGCAGTTGACACGGTATCTTCATCTTCTAGAGGTGAGTGGGGTTTCAGATTTGACAAAAATCCCTTCAGGGCTGCAGTTACAGAAGTCTTTGCACGTTGTGGAGCTGAGTGATTCTCCTGGTCTTGATACACTGCCTGAAGGATTTACCTTCTTCTCTTCCTTGGAAGAGATAGATTTAAGCAACTGTGTCAACTTGAGGGACCTTCCTAGCCAGTTAGCAACTGTGGCAACTGGGATGTGGGCAACGGAGCTGCAATGTTCAATTCTCTCACCCAAACTTATATTTGCGGCTCAACAAGTCTCCAAGTCCATGTTAGGACACCTGAGCTTGTGTTCAATGCCAACAGGGGATTTGGATGAAACCTAGTTCCCTTTACTAAAAGGATTAATCATCATCTTCTAAAATAAGAATTCATTAAGATCGATCAAAGATAactgaattatttttaaaattaagattaacAAAATATGCATTAATCATAATGAACTTTTAATTGCTGTAAGATTTTCTATAGTTTTGCTGATCCATCTCTCAAATCATGCAAAAGTTATTGCTATTATTTTATTCACTCACCAAGATCCATAATGATGACTTAAAAGAGACAATATATGTAAATGAGAAGCATCCGCATATTTCTTAGGAAGCAGAGTCATTTCTTTAAGGACTTGTATTCTTCCTGGCACCAAAGACGCTAAGTGGGAGAGCTATAAATATCCTTATTCAAAAGCAATCTCACAGACATTAAAGCCTGTATTTAGGAGTTGCATTTTGTATGCAAGATAATTAGTTGCTTGCCTGATCCCCTTCTGAAAAATAGCTCTGCTTTCTACTGATGGAAATAGAATTTAACGTGCTTAATTTCGAAGCTTTCAAAACATGAAACATCTTGAAAAACAAAATCAGAATGCTTATGTTTGAAGTTGCACACAACAATATTGAGTGAAAAAGAGTTAAATAAGCAGCTCTGTGTTCTTGACTTGATTGAAAACAATTCTAGGAAAACATCTATAATTGAAATAATTCTAGATACTATTTGAACAAAGTCAACTTTGAGTAAGTTGTTTGGACTCTTTTACATGGCTGATTTCTAGAAGCATGGCATAGATAAATATAGGTTTATAGGTATATGCTAAAATTTGATAAACATTCAATGTAGCTCATCAGTAGCTCATCAGTGCTATGCTTACAAGAAGATATGGTTATGTGTTCTGCTTCTGATTTATGTGTAGATACTTGCTTGACATCATTGAAATCCTAGGTACAAAAGGGTACTTTGTGTGTATCAGCATTTCTTAATTTAGAATGTCAGGTCTCGTGTAGAAAACAGTATAATTACATTTATCTACTTTATATAAGTGAAAATGCAGACATTTCTGAAACATAATTAcctatgtgtacatatatgtgatCTGGTGCATGGTTAGATACCATCATGCCATTATTGAAATCCAGGCAAACTGGAGTAACAGCTTTGTGCACATGCATGCATTTttatattcaaaatttcaaaagattCATTCTAACTGTAAagaaaaggaggacaagcatatttGAAACAACTGAGAGAAATTTCTTTGGTAGCGAATGATTTAGTTGCTGTACATAAGACACTGTTAGATGCAAGACAATTAAATTGCAATAGAAATATAAGAAGATTAGTGCATTTAGTGAAAGAATCTTCAATCTTCTAAAGCAAGAAAAAACTTCTAGCAGTAGACTCTTAAAAGGAGAGCACAAAGCGATAAAATGAAAATTATTCACATGAATTCAGTCCTAAGCTGGATGCAGATGGCAATCATGGCATAGGTATCCAACACTGAATGTCCAAAACATTGTGTATTTTCATTTGAGTTTGATCAAACAGTAATAAGTTTGTGGTTAATACAAGTCCATATTCTAATCTAATCTGGTTTTGAGAGATTTTCAAAGGATTTTGTTGGTTCCAATTTGGGAATGGatttatgaatgtttttgtattggttttgatattatattgtttatGATTTACTGATTTCTTGTGAAAATTGTGTTGTGGTAGATTGGGTCAGGTTATTCTCTTGCCACTCCCTCTTTTTTCTTGTTGGAATTGATAAAAAGGTGGACAACAATTAATGATTGTAAAGAGGATGGAAGGTGAATTCGACATCTGAAAGGTcagttctcatcttcttcctttggtCTGAAAAGTGGaacatttatatattttatattttattgtgctGAACCTTGGCGAGATAATGTAATATTAGAAATActtcataaaaatcaaaattaattccAACCCATTTACTCCAGCGAGCCTTTAAGAACCTAGATTAGAATATGGACTTGTCTCTGGAGTCATAGATCTCACATCAATTCCAATCAGCAATGGTGCCTGCAATCATGATTAAGAGGAAATGGAATTTCAAATTGTTTATCATcattcattatatttttttttttggtcggtaaaggCAAAGCCATATTTTGTATTAATTAGTGAAAATACATATGATTACCACTGAATTTCAAGATATTCAAAAAACCTCTGCTCTTAAAGAGCACAAAGGTCCCTTCAAAACCAGAACCTTTTAGCTTAAGGTTTAGCCACTTTCCTGAGCCATTTAAGGTTTAATAGTCTAGAAAAACCAAAACATAATTACTGATAATGTCCGAATTCAATGACCTAGATTCAAAGTTTTTGAACTTAAAATTAAAGTCTAATAAAAATATACAAGGATGACTGCATATTCGATAAACTAAAGGAGGTATCCATAGAGAGCCTAGCTTGTGGAGGGAATGTCTGGTTGAGGAAGTTGGTTCCTTGGGCGGCCTCGAGCTCTACTTGTTGGAAAGCCCCGACCACAACCCCTGCCCCTACAACCATTGCTCGAGCTTCCTCTACACCTCTGTTCTGGTTTAGGTTCTGTTTCTGCAGCAAGCATAGGCAGGAAGCCATTCATTCTTGCAAAAAGGAACAGAATCTCCTCTTGCCCTTCAGCCTTCGGATCTTCACCTAAAAAATGCCATTTGAGGTAGCTCAGCCCTGCACTCGCAAACTTTCTGTGCCTATTCAATTCTTTATCCTTCAGGTCCAGAAGGAATGGGTAATATTTGATAAGAGCACCATGAGCATTAAAAAGGATTCTGTCGCTAGGTCTGGGCGCACCAGAGTCGTGATTGGCCTTATTTAGAACTTCTTGGAGCTCTAGGAGAATTTCGGCTGGGAAGAGTTCCCTAGTAAGGTTCCAGATTAATTTCTTGGAAAGCTTCTGATCCAACAGTGACACCACAAATCTGGACGAAATGCTGGTGTTGTCTCTTGGGTATTCATCTCTACTCAGATGAGCGCTCCCCAGAATCAATTTGACTGCTAAAAGAACCGGAGGGCCCGAGTGGATGAGGAGACGCTTGAGTCTCAGGTCCGTAATCTTTCTAAAAGAAACTTGACGGGTCGAAGCACCAAGTGAGATGGGGGTGTCTGCGCCAAAGCAAGAAACGGGCTTGGGATAAACACTCATGATGAAGCCGAAAGGGGGTTCGGAAGACATGGCGACCGAGGGCAAGGACTAGCAAGAGGAGAGCCAGAGAGCAACCAGTAGAGCCAAAATGAAAATGAGAAGCGATAAATGGACTCTTCTTCAGGAAAGCTGGCGCACAACTCAACGAGCAATGATGGGAAAACGAGAGCAATTAAAACTCACGCGAAGGTGGCAGAGAATAAATGCTCAAATCAAACCAAATCCATTAATATGCGAAGGGAAAGATTAGCCTGCGGACAGCTCATGCAAGGACAGAGAGGCGGCGCTCACCAGCTAGACTTTAGTAGGTCCGTATTAATGTTGCCGGTTATTCTACTCGGCTTTACCGGACCCACCTTGCATCCCAAGGTTAGTTGAGTGGTTAGTTTGAAAAGGAAAGTGACCGTTGGTGTTAGCCGCCAAAAGGAGGGTAGGAAAGgaattttttgaatttgatttatgcATTCCTCTAGTTTACTAGCACGCAGAGACTCGAACCTTGTTTGATCGGTCATATTAGCTTGGTCGATCTAAATTAGCAGAAGGCTAAGATCCCTGTGACCACCAGTGAATAAAGGTCCCTAAAGCTGCAACTTTTGATAGAGCGTCCGCCTCTGTGTTTGCTTCTCTATATATATGTTTTGCCTCAAAGTGATCCAAACTGTTTAGGATTTCTAGAATTCTCTCCAAAAGAGCTTGAAGCCTCCAATTGGGGGTTGTCTTCTTCCTTATAGCATTAATTGCTATCTCCAAATCTCCTTCCACTGTAATATTTTTGATTCCATGGTTGATGCAGTCTTTTAGGCCTAATAGTAGAGCGATgaactctgctatgttattagtgtccGGAGGGATTGGTTTTGCCATTTTCTCGATGATTGCTCTTGATTGGTCTTTGATGACATAGCCTATTCCGGAGGGGCCTGGATTGCCtttggaggccccatcaaaattcagtttcacCCAGTCTGGCTTTGGGGGAGACCAGATTGCACCTTTCCTTTTAATTGAGTTATGGCGAGAGAGTGAGGAAATAATGATTCCTTGCCAGTTTTGACTAATTTTCCTATCCCATGAAGAGAAAACTTTAGATTGATTCGGAGCAAAGGCTGTTCTGCTATTGATTGAATCCACTATTGCCGATTCTATTGAATTTAGAATTGATTTCTGAtttctagctttaccttcaaatagcctgcggttcctttctttccaaatttcccaaattaagCATGATGGAGCAATTTCCATAATTTGGCTCAGCAAGCTCTCCTTTGTATGTAGAGGCCAGCTCTGGAATAGAGGCTTGATTTCATTCGGCAAGACTAAGATCAGTTCCAATTTTGCACAGAGCCATCTCCAACATTTAGAGGTAAAGGGACAGGTCAAGAGGAGGTGGTCCACTGTCTCCGATTGGGCTTTGCAAAGTATACATCTTGAAGTTCCTTCATAGCCCATTCTTGTGAACCTATCTATCGTtaggatttttttttggattgccaACCATGCAAAGATGCCCACTTTCGGGATGACTTTGGAGCTCTAGAACATCTTGAGGGGGATGTTGTGGTTGTTGAGCTCTATTGGGCTAACCAGAACTCTGTAACCATCCTTTGAGTTATACTGTCCTGTTTTGGAAGGCTCCTAGATGAGTGAATCTTCCCCTCTTCTAGGGGTGATGTTTCTCGCCTATAGGTGACCTAAAAGCTCTTCCAGGTCCTCCCTTGGAATTGGCAGGCCCTCCATTGATTCCCACTTCCAGTATAGTGTGTTTGGTGTATCGACTATTTCCATATAGTCTTTAATTCTAACTCCCCAATTTTGTTCGAACCAGTTTTCTATTGCAAGGATATGAATTATATTTGCTAGGGGAGGATAACcaccccaagagtcttcccagaatagGCTTGCTGAAccatcatgaatatcccaagaGATGGAGTTTGAGATCAAGTTTCTACAAGAGATGATGAAGTTCCATATTCTTGATCCTTTCGGAAATGACCCTGATCTGAGGATGTTTAGATTATTCTGATTTGAGAGATACTTTGTTGCTAGCAATTTGACCCAGGATGCATTTGGGTTTTTAATAAATTTCCATACTAGTTTGGCCCCCAAAGCTATATTTTGTAATCTAAAATCCTTGATGCCTAAGCCACCCATTGGTTTAGGCTTCATAATTTTGTCTCAAGCTATTAGTGCAATCTTATGCTTCTCTTTAGTGTTTTGCCAAAAGAAATCCCTCATCTTCTTGATGATGTAGGTGTTGGCACTAGATGTTAGGGATAAAATAGATAAAAGATAAGTTGGTAAAGCCGAGATCACTGCTTGAATCATGACTAATTTGCCCGCCCAAGACAACCAGTTGCCCTTCTAGGCATTTGCACTGCTTTCAACTTTAATTTTTAAGGGATCCCAGAGTTTGGAGTTCCTCAAACCTCTGTCTATTGGGATGCCCAGATAAGTACATGGAAGGCTTCCTTCTTTGCAATTCAAGATTCCAAGAATTCTGGTCTGAAGTGAAATTGAtgttgagaagaagaagactttagtTTTGTCCTTGTTTCTTAGTTGGCCTGAAGCCCTACCATACATCTCTAAGATCTGGTTTAGGTGTTTGGCTTCCTTTAGATTTGCTGATCCCAATAAGAGATTATCATCTGCAAACTGCTGATGGGTTGCTACAAAGTCTTTAGTTATTTTgactccttctagttgttggttgGCATGACTAGCTTTTATGGCTCTTCCTAGAGCCTCCCCAATTATTATGTACAAGAAGGGAGAGAGGGGGTCCCCTTGCCTAATGCCCcttgaggaagagaagaaaccAGCTGGCTTTCCATTGATTAGtattgaaaatttgggagttgagaTGCACTTAAATACCCAATTTATCCAATGCTTATCAAAGCCAAAGGCTTGCAATGTTTTACAAAGGAAACaccaatctacactatcataaCCTTTTGTGATGTCTAACTTTATTATCATACCTGGCCTATTTGTGCTTTGAAGGGTATGGATTGCTTCTTGTGCTATAATCACTCCATCGAGAATTGATCGGCCCGGGACAAACCTTGTTTGTTCTTCTGAAATGATGCTGTTCATAAGAGGCTTCAATCTGTTGGTCATGATTTTTGAGAGGATTTTATAGACTGTATTGCATAGGGAAATAGGCCTATAGTCTCCCAGATTTTTCGCCTTCTCCTTCTTTGGGACGAGTGCTATAAAGGTATTGTTAATCTCCTTGAGTATTTTCCCTGACCTTCTTGAGCACTCTAAGGCATCTGAGAGTTCCTGCCCTAAGATGTGCCAGCATTTCTTAAAGAAATCTGTAGGGAAGCCATCCGGCCCTGGTGCCTTACCTGAGGGGAGTTGGTTTAGAGCTTGAAGAACTTCTTCCATTTTAATTTTCTCATTTAAACTCTGATTCTGCTCCTTAGATATAATCTTGTGGATCCCAGACAGTAGCTTCTTTTGATCCTGAAGATGGGATCCTTCACTGTTATTCAGGAGATTGGAGTAGTAGGAGATAATCTCCTCTTTTATAACCTCCGGGTCCTCAGAAGATTGGTTGTTTCTGATTTGTAGTTTTGATATCCAGTTCTTGTTTCTTCTGATTTTAGTTACATtgtgaaaaaacttagtatttttatccccCATCCTGAGCCAattctcccttgatttttgtttccaaaagatttcttcctTGGAGAGGATATCCTCATAATCTAGTAGGAGGGATCTTTCCTTCTGAAAAGATTCTTGATCCATGCCCACTTTGATAATCCTATCATTTAGGGCTTCTAAATGCTCTTCTATGTGTCTTTTTGTTGAGAAGATGTTTTTGAAGTGCTGGGAGTTCCAttgaagcagtttctgtttgattaattttagttttgcTATGAAACAGAAGAGTTTTGAGCCCTCAAAGGACtcttccttccaccatttttcaatcaatatcaaaaaatttggctctttcatccacatattttcGAATCTAAAGGGGGTCCTGGTTGATCCCTGGGTGCCTTTTAAAGTGAGCAGAATGGGATAGTGGTCCGAGCCTGAGCATGAGAGAACATTGCAGAGTGGGGTGAAGGGAAAGATAGAAAAATCC contains these protein-coding regions:
- the LOC131061867 gene encoding xylan glycosyltransferase MUCI21-like: MEKGRSFKIMEINWQIMLPEKPKLVIISRGKSRRMMNQKEIVKLAEKIGFEVEILNPKRNTEMVEMFRALNSCDVMVGVHGAAMTHLLFMIPGSVFIQIVPFGTDWASATYYGEPGTKLGLTYIEYKILPEESSLFAEYGRNDPVLRDPDSVNRKGWGETKRVYLEGQNVNPSLKRFNKTLLSAYSIDR